TATTAAAAAAATAGCAAAGGATTTAAAAATAGATAGAGATGGATATAGAGTAATAACTAATTGTGGAGAATTAGGTGGGCAGAGTGTAAAGCATTTACACTATCATGTTTTAGGTGGTAGAAATTTAAAATGGCCTCCAGGTTAATTCATATTTGCATTTAACTAAAATTTGAGGTATAATGATTTAGTGCCTATTTTCATTTACTGCATCCCTAAGGTGGAATATAGCAGTAAGCGAGGGGAGGGAGAAGTTCATGGCAGAGATTAAAGTAGGGGAAAATGAAACTCTAGATAATGCTCTTAGAAGATTTAAAAGACAATGTTCTAGAAGTGGAGTACTATCTGAGCTTAGAAAAAGAGAGCATTATGAAAAGCCCAGCGTAAAGCGTAAGAAAAAAGCAGAAGCGGCTAGGAGAAAGAATAAAAGAAGATAAGAGGTGAAATTTATGTCTCTTAAAGAAAAGCTTATGGATGATTTGAAGCAATCTATGAGACAAAAGAATAAACTTCGAAAGAATGCTATAACAATGGTTAGAGCTGGAATTAAGCAAAAAGAGGTAGATGAGAGAATACAGTTAAATGATGAACAAATTATAGAAATCATTTCTAAGCAAGTTAAGCAAAAAAAAGATTCCATTGAAAGTTTTGAAAAAGGTGGAAGAGATGATTTAGTAGAAAATACTAAAAAAGAAATTGAAATTCTAATGGAATATCTACCAGAACAGTTGTCTAATGAAGAAATCGAGGCTATAGTTAAAGAAGTTGTACATGAAGTTAATGCTACTAGTATGAAAGACATGGGTAAGATTATGGGTAAATTGATGCCTAGAATCAAAGGAAGAGCAGACGGTAGCGTTGTT
The genomic region above belongs to Abyssisolibacter fermentans and contains:
- a CDS encoding GatB/YqeY domain-containing protein; the encoded protein is MSLKEKLMDDLKQSMRQKNKLRKNAITMVRAGIKQKEVDERIQLNDEQIIEIISKQVKQKKDSIESFEKGGRDDLVENTKKEIEILMEYLPEQLSNEEIEAIVKEVVHEVNATSMKDMGKIMGKLMPRIKGRADGSVVNSYVKQILG
- the rpsU gene encoding 30S ribosomal protein S21, with the translated sequence MAEIKVGENETLDNALRRFKRQCSRSGVLSELRKREHYEKPSVKRKKKAEAARRKNKRR